The following are encoded in a window of Rubellicoccus peritrichatus genomic DNA:
- a CDS encoding PilT/PilU family type 4a pilus ATPase has protein sequence MNYNPDDKVYQADDHIYSINDLLRSALDPEYVANGMPRISDFHIKVGQTVRFRLDDDLQAIPNGAIVTQEIAERLIYPLLSEKHVKKMKEDVLVDVDAGYELVEDQYSFRINAFRDRDGIAATIRLLPKHVPDVSEVGFPTEGLAEELVHLKRGLVLVTGITGSGKSTTIASLINAINRQRPVRIITLEDPIEYMFDSEASLISQREVGEHVDSFSRGLFSALRENPDVVYVGEMRDIETASLALTAAETGHLVFSTLHTRDCVGAITRIIDMYPPEREKEITTQLSFSMDYVISQKLVPRIHGDGRLVAMEVMRNSTGISNLLRTGKWHQLYSIMETKSGEGMITMEQCLLDLYEQGYISREDAILYANRDEIVGRLPPPDMGKKKKRR, from the coding sequence ATGAACTACAATCCTGACGACAAAGTTTACCAAGCCGACGATCACATATACAGCATCAACGATTTATTGAGAAGTGCGCTTGATCCTGAGTATGTGGCAAATGGCATGCCGCGTATCTCGGATTTCCATATCAAGGTCGGCCAAACGGTGCGTTTTCGTCTGGATGATGATTTACAAGCTATTCCCAACGGTGCGATTGTAACGCAGGAGATCGCCGAGCGGCTTATCTATCCTTTGCTGAGCGAAAAACACGTCAAAAAGATGAAAGAAGATGTGTTGGTCGATGTGGATGCAGGTTATGAGTTAGTGGAGGATCAATACAGTTTCCGTATCAATGCTTTTCGTGATCGTGATGGTATCGCGGCCACCATTCGTCTGCTTCCCAAGCATGTCCCTGATGTTTCAGAAGTGGGATTTCCTACTGAAGGGCTTGCTGAAGAGCTGGTCCATTTAAAGCGTGGATTGGTTCTGGTCACAGGAATCACTGGCAGTGGTAAGTCAACGACCATCGCCAGTTTGATTAACGCCATTAATCGCCAGCGTCCCGTCCGAATTATCACCTTGGAAGATCCGATCGAATATATGTTCGATAGTGAGGCTTCCTTGATCTCACAAAGAGAGGTCGGGGAACATGTAGATAGTTTTTCAAGGGGACTCTTTAGTGCTTTGCGTGAAAATCCTGATGTGGTCTATGTCGGAGAAATGCGTGACATCGAAACTGCTTCTCTCGCGCTTACTGCTGCAGAGACAGGGCACCTTGTCTTTTCCACATTGCATACTCGTGACTGTGTTGGAGCAATCACACGTATTATTGATATGTATCCACCTGAACGTGAGAAAGAAATCACGACACAGCTTTCTTTCAGTATGGACTATGTTATTAGTCAGAAGCTTGTTCCCCGTATACATGGAGACGGGCGACTTGTTGCGATGGAGGTGATGCGTAACAGCACTGGTATTTCCAATCTATTACGGACAGGCAAATGGCACCAGCTCTATTCCATTATGGAAACAAAGTCAGGCGAGGGAATGATAACGATGGAGCAGTGTCTGCTCGACCTCTACGAGCAAGGCTACATTTCACGTGAAGATGCTATCCTCTATGCCAACCGTGATGAGATTGTGGGTCGTCTTCCTCCCCCGGATATGGGCAAGAAAAAGAAACGTCGTTAG
- the upp gene encoding uracil phosphoribosyltransferase: MALHIVEHPAARHYLTILRDEQTPHATFRAACEKLTLFLAMEATRSLKEKTTTVVTPLEETGGFAIEESPVVVPILRAGLGMLQVFVDLLPEVSVGYVGMERDETTAKAKSYYCKLPPMDGRTAIAIDPMLATGGSAEAVVQRLYDAGAATVKLVNIVAAPEGLARIEAAFPEIEIIAAALDRCLNEKAYICPGLGDFGDRLYGT, encoded by the coding sequence ATGGCATTGCATATTGTCGAACACCCAGCAGCGAGGCATTACCTGACTATTCTCCGTGACGAGCAGACGCCGCATGCAACTTTTAGAGCTGCGTGTGAAAAGCTGACTCTCTTCCTGGCGATGGAGGCGACTCGCAGCCTGAAGGAGAAGACCACCACCGTAGTCACTCCACTTGAAGAGACGGGCGGGTTTGCGATTGAGGAATCTCCAGTCGTCGTGCCCATTTTAAGAGCGGGGCTAGGGATGCTACAGGTTTTTGTCGATCTTCTACCCGAGGTTTCGGTTGGTTATGTTGGGATGGAGCGCGATGAAACAACGGCCAAAGCCAAGAGCTATTACTGTAAGCTCCCCCCAATGGACGGGCGGACAGCAATCGCGATTGACCCTATGCTGGCTACGGGAGGATCGGCAGAGGCGGTTGTGCAGCGCCTTTACGATGCAGGGGCAGCTACTGTTAAATTGGTCAATATCGTGGCTGCGCCGGAAGGTCTCGCTCGGATTGAAGCAGCTTTCCCCGAGATTGAGATTATTGCTGCCGCTCTAGATCGCTGTCTCAACGAAAAAGCCTATATTTGCCCTGGTTTGGGAGATTTCGGTGATCGTCTCTACGGGACGTGA
- a CDS encoding SDR family oxidoreductase codes for MKLIVTGATGLVGHSIVEAALRRKFEVIAIGGSREIRWPEGVTSASLDLSDPEACDRFLLDEFPDVIINAAAASSQTTVDADPEKAEKLNVALPRRLAQLANHLNARLIHFSTDMVFDGTAAPYRSTDTPSPINLYGQLKLMAEREVLKYGGDFATVLRIAIVTGNSPSGRRSVHERLFADWSEGKKTRLYEDEIRQPVSAANVAELIIELCQRPNLHGIFHWAGSEKLSRYEMGRRIAEHFQLPTDLVEAAQSEGNRQADLSMELQPLMGKVRTTPASFEEQLKSMSVPRWCRAWYASIRGLPPEEIETVRLIKGRDF; via the coding sequence ATGAAGTTGATTGTTACCGGAGCAACAGGTCTTGTAGGACACTCCATAGTCGAAGCAGCACTCAGGCGAAAGTTCGAAGTGATCGCCATTGGAGGTAGCCGCGAGATTCGCTGGCCGGAGGGCGTCACCTCAGCTTCTTTGGATTTATCCGACCCGGAAGCTTGTGACCGCTTCCTCCTCGATGAATTTCCGGATGTCATTATCAACGCAGCTGCGGCTTCCAGCCAAACCACAGTCGATGCCGATCCTGAGAAAGCGGAAAAGTTGAATGTGGCCCTTCCCCGCCGCCTGGCGCAACTGGCCAACCATCTCAATGCACGACTGATCCACTTTTCCACCGATATGGTCTTTGATGGCACGGCCGCCCCATATCGAAGCACCGATACGCCCTCCCCGATCAATCTCTACGGCCAGCTGAAATTAATGGCTGAGCGAGAAGTGCTGAAATATGGTGGAGACTTCGCAACCGTGCTTCGCATCGCAATTGTGACAGGAAATAGTCCTTCCGGAAGACGCAGTGTGCATGAACGCCTCTTTGCGGACTGGTCCGAGGGCAAAAAGACACGCCTCTACGAGGACGAAATCCGCCAACCGGTTTCCGCTGCAAATGTTGCCGAACTTATCATTGAGCTTTGCCAGCGTCCCAACCTTCACGGCATATTCCACTGGGCGGGCTCGGAAAAGCTGAGCCGTTATGAAATGGGGCGACGTATTGCCGAACATTTTCAATTACCCACCGATCTCGTCGAAGCGGCACAAAGTGAAGGCAACCGTCAGGCAGACTTATCCATGGAGCTCCAACCCTTGATGGGCAAAGTCAGAACGACACCCGCAAGCTTTGAAGAACAACTCAAGTCCATGAGTGTCCCCCGCTGGTGCCGTGCCTGGTATGCCAGTATTCGTGGTTTGCCTCCGGAAGAAATCGAAACCGTTCGCCTGATCAAAGGGCGAGATTTTTGA
- a CDS encoding lipoate--protein ligase family protein yields the protein MDCFPDRRADAATNMAMDQLMLIDYPSVEMPRFRHYDWEYSAFTFGFAQTWEEELDTLVRDGHEVIRRETGGGLVDHRNDWTYGLVIPLSHQRGKEAPTEIYRDVHVCMIEALQKQNADAILQQEVPPPKIENEFSACFNRAELNDVITQSKDKVAGAAQRRNREGFLIQGYISRSTLPNLDWQCFKNDFIERLTDWLDSSAREVSWPKWDEVALNKMKARFASEAWNKKRKRE from the coding sequence ATGGACTGCTTTCCTGACAGGCGAGCTGATGCAGCAACGAACATGGCGATGGATCAGCTCATGCTCATCGATTATCCGAGCGTAGAGATGCCAAGATTCAGGCATTATGATTGGGAATACTCAGCCTTTACTTTCGGATTTGCCCAAACCTGGGAGGAAGAACTGGATACATTGGTTCGGGACGGACACGAAGTCATCCGACGTGAAACAGGCGGCGGTCTGGTTGATCATCGTAATGATTGGACATATGGACTTGTCATACCCTTAAGCCATCAACGCGGCAAAGAGGCACCAACTGAAATATATCGGGATGTCCATGTCTGCATGATTGAGGCGCTTCAAAAACAAAATGCTGATGCCATACTGCAACAAGAAGTTCCACCACCTAAAATCGAGAATGAATTCAGCGCCTGTTTCAATCGGGCCGAGCTGAATGACGTTATCACTCAAAGCAAAGACAAGGTTGCTGGGGCAGCCCAACGCCGTAATCGTGAAGGTTTTTTGATCCAAGGCTACATCAGTCGATCCACTTTGCCCAACCTGGATTGGCAATGCTTCAAAAACGATTTCATTGAACGACTGACCGACTGGTTGGATTCATCAGCCAGGGAAGTCAGTTGGCCGAAATGGGATGAAGTGGCTCTGAATAAAATGAAAGCACGCTTTGCTTCAGAAGCCTGGAACAAGAAGCGTAAGCGTGAGTGA
- a CDS encoding multicopper oxidase domain-containing protein has translation MNGFRGCCVTSFIVALSLPLALPCYATDSINVFVEAFEELKQPAEFHSADGMLKVGHLLEETWHLLGDGTSDVESEFMFIRGPTYNATIPGPTLRVKAGDTLIVRTENNLPANTDDLITLFGVDLEFCTPLQKQKIENGDLAALIEAASLDYDYNFPHQINTYNLHTHGLHVSPAYKADQVLQGIAPGEAFTNIISIPEDHAPGLYFYHSHNHGAIWAQYRSGLAGTIIVEGAIDEIPEIAAAKDVLLFYQQIEADQYFTTNDPDTEATQIGQIFPTCKVGRTINGQINPIIRIQPGEVQRWRIVNASRDDQLPIECDGVDFYVIAYDGIPIDEPVLMEQLYMASANRIEVLAKAREAGTYSLTKLAAGPVAEQTIATVIVEGEKLNMGIPNELIELSPIYDPIEADEVTGYRDLLYSVSVNPGSLPDFLINGKLFDPTRVDQSLTLNEVDEWVLTGAGHPHHVHTNDMYMVDIEGTYLDGRNARDLYPTLPLWLDTVMIPTNGSVTLRSRYKKYTGAFVLHCHLIQHEDLGMMQLVEILPPMGSYYLGVSQYDDSGDDYSFQWFGDFNVSQLPWIYHYQLGWMYPGGTGAEDDDFWLYGASLDLEWLWTNSVTFPILWSDEKASWLYYLEGINTNYFYDLNENEWFEVAIN, from the coding sequence TTGAATGGATTTCGAGGCTGTTGTGTTACCTCGTTCATCGTTGCATTGAGTTTACCTCTGGCTTTGCCGTGTTATGCCACCGATTCGATCAATGTATTCGTCGAGGCTTTTGAAGAATTGAAACAGCCGGCGGAATTTCATTCGGCAGATGGCATGCTTAAAGTAGGACACCTTTTGGAAGAAACGTGGCACTTGCTTGGTGACGGGACCTCTGATGTCGAAAGTGAATTCATGTTTATTCGGGGGCCGACTTATAATGCCACCATTCCCGGGCCTACACTGCGCGTAAAAGCTGGTGATACATTGATCGTCAGAACGGAGAACAACCTTCCAGCCAACACTGACGATCTGATTACTCTCTTTGGAGTCGATCTGGAATTTTGCACGCCGTTACAAAAACAGAAAATTGAGAATGGTGACCTGGCTGCATTGATCGAAGCGGCCAGTTTGGATTACGACTATAATTTCCCTCATCAGATCAACACCTATAACTTGCACACGCATGGCCTGCACGTATCTCCAGCATACAAGGCGGATCAGGTCTTGCAGGGCATTGCCCCGGGCGAAGCTTTTACCAACATCATAAGCATTCCGGAAGATCATGCTCCTGGTTTGTACTTTTATCACTCACATAATCATGGTGCGATATGGGCTCAGTATCGCAGTGGATTGGCAGGCACAATTATCGTCGAAGGTGCGATTGATGAGATCCCGGAGATTGCTGCAGCGAAGGACGTACTGCTCTTTTATCAGCAAATTGAAGCAGATCAGTATTTTACAACCAATGATCCGGATACTGAGGCAACCCAGATTGGCCAGATTTTTCCGACCTGTAAGGTTGGCAGGACTATTAACGGCCAGATTAATCCTATCATTCGAATCCAACCGGGCGAGGTCCAGCGCTGGCGTATCGTAAATGCGTCGAGGGATGATCAGCTCCCGATTGAATGTGATGGTGTCGACTTTTACGTTATTGCATATGACGGGATTCCAATTGATGAACCTGTCTTGATGGAGCAGCTTTATATGGCTTCAGCCAATCGTATCGAAGTGTTGGCAAAGGCCAGAGAAGCTGGCACTTATTCGTTAACAAAACTTGCAGCCGGACCAGTTGCCGAACAGACGATCGCCACGGTTATTGTCGAGGGTGAAAAGCTGAATATGGGAATACCGAATGAGCTCATTGAATTATCACCAATATATGATCCGATTGAAGCAGACGAAGTCACTGGTTATAGAGATTTGCTGTATTCGGTGAGTGTCAATCCCGGGAGTTTACCTGACTTTCTGATCAATGGAAAACTGTTTGATCCGACGCGGGTGGATCAGTCGCTTACATTGAACGAAGTAGACGAATGGGTTTTAACCGGAGCCGGTCATCCGCATCATGTTCATACGAACGATATGTATATGGTCGATATCGAAGGAACGTATTTGGACGGCAGGAATGCCAGAGATCTTTATCCAACGCTTCCTTTATGGCTGGATACTGTCATGATCCCAACCAATGGAAGCGTGACGCTTCGTTCGCGATACAAGAAATATACCGGTGCTTTTGTTCTTCACTGTCATTTGATTCAGCATGAAGACCTGGGAATGATGCAACTGGTTGAGATTCTACCACCAATGGGCAGTTACTATTTAGGCGTGAGTCAGTATGACGATTCAGGAGATGACTATTCTTTCCAATGGTTCGGAGATTTTAATGTCAGTCAGTTACCCTGGATTTACCATTATCAACTTGGTTGGATGTATCCTGGTGGAACCGGGGCAGAGGATGATGATTTCTGGCTGTATGGAGCTTCACTTGACCTGGAATGGCTATGGACCAATTCCGTCACTTTTCCCATTTTGTGGAGCGATGAGAAGGCAAGTTGGTTGTATTACCTGGAGGGAATAAACACCAATTACTTCTATGACCTGAATGAGAACGAATGGTTTGAGGTCGCCATTAACTAG
- a CDS encoding phosphoenolpyruvate carboxylase, with amino-acid sequence MSESVSSQFIELVQHGLAQVEDENAFLIGALVDVLENLGEDGAAKLIKGELTDISADQLDGSAVQAISFSFQLLNLAEEHVSNSMCRTREAKLGPSAEPGHWGHYLSRLKESGFEPAKIREELRELQVEPVFTKHPTEAKRWSVLGLHREIVRILRERENIRTAREAEHCAIQARAVIERLWLTGEIYLSKPQVKDELDNLLYYLSEVFPSMFNQLDDNLRNAWRETWPEEAPLTPADLPQLQFGSWVGGDRDGHPLVTSDVTSNTLQTMRETALRILHARFEALSEKLSLTRTHSECPPQLIAQLDAWHGNVDTEEPWRAYVCALTERLESFSAAQLKEHLSNLAYWLESASACRTAETYLQPIIRLMDSIGLHLARIDIRQNSTFYEKALSQMMQAAGIDDAENFAQWPEEQKLEFLNQELATPRPLTHASVKLPHEATEVRKTFAVVARHIEKCGTDGFGALIVSMTRNLCDLLTVYVLAKEVGLTRSLNGKLSCVLPVVPLFETYEDLERAPAISDGFLSHPCTQESLRIGSSDPARFMVMLGYSDSNKDTGILASQWVLFNAQRNLVNVGKVHGVKVTFFHGRGGTVGRGAGPTHRFLEALPAHSLDGGLRVTEQGEVIAQKYNTPSTATANLEWLMAGSLGAKLLATLSPLQEDISGAMDQMVERSRKAYRGLLDAPDFIQFYREATPIDAIERSRIGSRPARRTGQATLEDLRAIPWVFSWNQSRYYLPGWYGVGSALDTLEQESAEGYAVIKDNLQATPFLRYVFYNIESSLASSDEQWMRKYADLVQSEAVREKILGQILNERALTVRHLDQLFMRPLPERRPRFVKTIQKREGSLTILHQKQIELLKVMRASEHEDPEITENLLSVVNAIASGLRTTG; translated from the coding sequence ATGAGCGAATCAGTCAGCAGTCAATTTATTGAGCTAGTCCAGCATGGCCTTGCCCAGGTCGAAGATGAGAATGCATTTCTGATCGGAGCCTTGGTCGATGTATTGGAGAACTTGGGTGAAGACGGGGCTGCAAAGCTGATAAAGGGAGAATTGACTGACATTTCGGCTGATCAGCTTGATGGCTCGGCTGTTCAGGCAATCTCATTTTCCTTTCAACTGCTGAATCTAGCAGAGGAGCATGTTTCAAACAGCATGTGCCGTACTCGCGAAGCCAAGCTTGGCCCGTCAGCTGAGCCAGGCCATTGGGGGCATTATCTGAGCCGCTTGAAGGAGTCGGGTTTTGAGCCAGCTAAGATCCGGGAGGAACTACGCGAGCTTCAGGTGGAACCTGTATTTACCAAGCACCCGACTGAGGCCAAGCGCTGGTCTGTTTTGGGGTTGCACCGGGAGATTGTCCGGATTTTGCGTGAGCGGGAGAACATCCGCACGGCGCGTGAAGCTGAGCATTGCGCAATACAGGCGAGGGCGGTGATTGAACGACTCTGGCTCACCGGCGAAATTTACCTGAGTAAACCACAGGTGAAGGATGAACTGGATAATCTGCTCTACTACCTTAGCGAAGTCTTTCCATCGATGTTTAATCAGCTCGATGACAACCTCCGCAATGCATGGAGGGAAACATGGCCAGAGGAAGCGCCACTTACCCCGGCAGACTTGCCTCAGCTCCAGTTTGGCTCCTGGGTTGGAGGGGACAGGGACGGCCATCCGCTTGTCACGTCGGATGTGACTTCCAATACCTTGCAGACTATGCGGGAAACAGCGCTACGGATCTTACACGCCCGTTTTGAAGCGCTTTCGGAAAAGCTTTCACTCACCAGAACCCACAGTGAATGCCCGCCGCAGCTAATAGCGCAACTTGATGCCTGGCATGGCAATGTCGATACTGAGGAACCATGGCGTGCCTATGTCTGTGCGTTGACCGAGCGTCTTGAGTCATTTTCTGCAGCTCAACTGAAAGAGCACTTGAGCAATCTGGCCTATTGGCTGGAGTCTGCCAGTGCCTGCCGAACCGCTGAAACTTACCTTCAGCCTATTATCCGTCTCATGGATAGTATCGGTTTACATTTGGCCCGCATTGACATCCGGCAAAATAGCACCTTTTACGAAAAGGCATTGAGCCAGATGATGCAGGCTGCGGGTATCGATGATGCTGAAAATTTCGCTCAATGGCCCGAGGAGCAGAAGCTTGAGTTTTTAAATCAGGAGTTGGCGACACCGCGCCCACTGACTCACGCTTCGGTAAAACTTCCTCACGAAGCCACTGAAGTCCGTAAAACATTCGCCGTCGTTGCCCGCCATATTGAAAAGTGCGGCACGGATGGATTCGGTGCTTTGATCGTCAGCATGACACGAAATCTTTGCGACCTGCTTACGGTTTACGTTTTGGCCAAAGAGGTTGGCTTGACTCGCTCCTTGAACGGCAAACTGAGCTGTGTTTTGCCAGTCGTTCCGCTTTTCGAAACCTACGAGGACCTTGAACGTGCTCCAGCGATCTCCGATGGATTTCTTTCCCATCCCTGCACACAGGAAAGCCTTCGCATTGGCAGCAGTGATCCTGCAAGGTTCATGGTCATGCTCGGTTACAGTGACAGTAACAAAGATACGGGCATTCTTGCCAGCCAGTGGGTCTTATTCAACGCCCAGCGCAACCTCGTGAATGTTGGCAAAGTACATGGTGTGAAAGTGACTTTCTTCCATGGGCGTGGTGGGACCGTCGGGCGTGGGGCCGGACCTACTCATCGTTTTCTTGAAGCGTTACCAGCACATTCGCTTGATGGTGGTCTGCGCGTAACAGAACAGGGCGAGGTCATTGCCCAAAAATACAACACTCCATCCACGGCGACTGCAAATCTTGAGTGGCTCATGGCGGGAAGTCTAGGAGCAAAGCTCCTTGCCACCCTGTCACCTCTGCAGGAAGACATCAGCGGTGCCATGGATCAAATGGTCGAGAGGTCACGTAAAGCATACCGTGGATTGCTCGACGCTCCTGATTTTATCCAGTTCTACCGCGAGGCGACTCCTATTGATGCGATTGAACGCAGTCGTATCGGTTCCCGTCCCGCCCGTCGAACCGGACAAGCGACGCTTGAAGATTTACGAGCGATTCCCTGGGTATTCAGTTGGAATCAATCTCGTTATTATCTTCCGGGTTGGTATGGCGTCGGCAGTGCCCTTGATACTTTGGAGCAAGAATCTGCCGAAGGTTACGCTGTGATTAAAGATAACCTTCAGGCAACACCCTTCCTGCGCTACGTATTTTATAATATCGAAAGCAGTCTGGCCAGTTCAGACGAACAATGGATGCGGAAGTATGCCGATCTCGTGCAGTCCGAAGCAGTACGCGAAAAGATACTTGGTCAGATCCTCAATGAACGTGCGCTTACGGTTCGTCATCTGGATCAGCTTTTCATGCGTCCGCTTCCGGAGCGTCGCCCACGCTTTGTTAAAACGATCCAGAAGCGTGAAGGTTCTTTGACTATATTGCATCAAAAGCAGATTGAACTCCTGAAAGTAATGCGTGCCAGTGAGCATGAAGATCCTGAGATAACAGAGAACCTTCTTTCAGTTGTGAATGCCATTGCGAGTGGATTGCGAACTACGGGGTAA
- a CDS encoding sodium-dependent bicarbonate transport family permease — MDSLLLLRANLLSPPVIAFAAGLVAVWVRSDLKFPEQVYQILTIYLLLAIGFKGGSAMADSSIGELAIPLLATIIVGALIPIIVFFAVRILIGMNVVNAAALAAHYGSVSAVTFMACLAFLNNQDISYENFMPALMAVMEIPAIFIAMLLAKIFNSDSKVSFGVAIHEVLSGKSFILLLCGLFAGAVATEDGRALMSPFLVTPFYGVLMLFLLEMGLVAGEKMKDARQAGIPLMAFAIISPILQGALGVLVSYAIGLSQGGAVIFAVLSASASYIAAPAAVRVSLPEANPGYYVTTSLAITFPFNLVIGIPLYFKMSEWIY; from the coding sequence ATGGATTCACTTTTACTTCTTAGAGCCAATCTTCTATCGCCGCCCGTAATCGCCTTCGCTGCGGGACTTGTTGCTGTTTGGGTTCGCAGTGACCTGAAATTTCCAGAGCAGGTTTATCAGATTCTGACGATTTATCTGCTTCTGGCAATCGGCTTTAAGGGAGGCTCCGCCATGGCGGACTCCAGCATTGGAGAGCTGGCGATCCCTTTGTTGGCCACGATTATTGTCGGTGCATTGATTCCGATTATTGTATTTTTTGCGGTTAGAATACTTATTGGGATGAATGTAGTTAATGCAGCAGCTCTGGCGGCACACTATGGTTCGGTCTCCGCGGTCACCTTCATGGCTTGTCTGGCATTTCTCAATAATCAGGACATCAGCTATGAGAATTTTATGCCCGCTTTGATGGCAGTGATGGAAATCCCCGCCATTTTTATCGCGATGCTGCTGGCCAAGATTTTCAATAGTGATTCCAAAGTATCCTTCGGGGTAGCCATCCATGAAGTGCTTTCCGGTAAAAGTTTTATCCTGCTGCTCTGCGGGCTATTTGCTGGTGCGGTTGCAACGGAAGACGGCCGTGCGCTGATGAGTCCTTTCCTGGTGACGCCTTTCTATGGTGTTCTGATGCTTTTCCTTTTGGAAATGGGACTGGTTGCGGGTGAGAAAATGAAAGATGCAAGGCAGGCGGGTATCCCTCTTATGGCTTTTGCCATTATTTCCCCGATTTTGCAGGGAGCACTTGGAGTTCTCGTCAGCTATGCAATCGGGCTCTCACAGGGTGGGGCGGTTATTTTTGCTGTTTTGTCTGCCAGTGCCTCCTACATAGCGGCACCAGCGGCGGTTCGCGTATCGTTGCCCGAGGCCAACCCTGGCTATTACGTCACGACTTCGCTCGCCATTACTTTCCCATTCAATCTTGTGATCGGTATTCCACTCTACTTCAAGATGAGCGAATGGATCTATTGA